Proteins from one Impatiens glandulifera chromosome 2, dImpGla2.1, whole genome shotgun sequence genomic window:
- the LOC124925577 gene encoding sphingosine-1-phosphate lyase isoform X1 — MESLQFLESSANQLRAYANSFLSRYEPLALFLAFPFSLVVGWFLQSVGHSVHEKGLKTTVLGFIMCSIKFVPGVKNYIDAEKKKVVDKLQSNSKSKRGNGWRTELPVVGLGVGVLEKMREDKRNDVVWQGKCSGTVYIGGSETEGHFSLINEACSMFAHTNPLHMDVFHSVVKFEAEVVAMTAALMGSQEKSYGGQICGNMTSGGTESILLAVKSSRDFMKARKGIVRPEMIIPQSAHSAYDKAAQYFNIKLWRVPVNTEFQADTASIRRYVNKNTILIVGSAPGFPHGIIDPIEELGKLALSYDICLHVDLCLGGFVLPFASKLGYPIPLFDFTVQGVTSMSVDVHKYGLAPKGTSVVLYKNHEIRKHQFVAVTEWTGGLYVSPTIAGSRPGNLIAGAWAAMMAIGLEGYLENTREIMEASKRIQRGVQNIHELSIIGRPDMTIVAFGSNVLDIFEVNDIMSSKGWHLNALQKPNSIHICVTLQHVPVVDDFLKDLKESVQTVKDNPGPISGGLAPIYGAAGKMPDRAMVGELLIDFMDNSC; from the exons ATGGAGTCTCTGCAATTTCTGGAGTCTTCGGCTAATCAGTTGAGAGCATATGCGAATTCATTTTTGTCTCGATATGAACCTCTGGCTCTGTTTCTTGCTTTTCCTTTCTCCCTTGTTGTTGGTTGGTTCCTTCAATCCGTGGGTCATTCTGTTCACGAGAAAGGGCTAAAGACCACTGTTTTAGGGTTCATAATGTGTTCCATCAA ATTTGTACCTGGCGTGAAGAATTACATCGATGCTGAGAAAAAGAAG GTAGTAGATAAGTTGCAGTCCAATAGTAAATCTAAAAGGGGGAATGGTTGGAGAACAGAGTTACCTGTGGTAGGGTTAGGAGTAGGTGTTCTTGAGAAAATGAGAGAGGACAAAAGAAATGATGTGGTTTGGCAAGGCAAATGCTCTGGTACAGT TTATATTGGAGGTAGTGAAACTGAAGGGCATTTTTCTTTGATAAATGAGGCATGCTCCAT GTTTGCTCACACCAATCCATTACACATGGATGTGTTCCACAGTGTTGTCAAATTTGAGGCAGAAGTGGTTGCCATGACAGCTGCACTCATGGGAAGCCAAGAGAAATCTTATGGAGGACAAATTTGTGGTAACATGACATCTGGAGGAACTGAAAGCATACTGTTAGCCGTAAAGTCATCTCGCGACTTCATGAAAGCTAGGAAGGGTATTGTAAGACCAGAAAT GATAATACCTCAATCGGCGCATTCAGCGTACGACAAAGCTGCACAATACTTTAATATAAAGCTGTGGCGTGTCCCTGTGAACACGGAATTTCAAGCAGATACTGCATCAATTAGACGATATGTCAACAAAAACACTATATTG aTAGTTGGATCAGCTCCTGGCTTCCCACATGGCATCATAGATCCTATTGAA GAGCTTGGCAAATTAGCTCTTAGCTACGATATATGCTTACATGTTGATCTGTGTCTTGGAGGTTTTGTATTGCCCTTTGCTAGTAAACTTGG GTACCCTATACCTCTTTTTGACTTTACGGTACAAGGAGTAACTTCGATGTCTGTTGATGTACACAAGTATGGATTGGCTCCAAAAGGAACAAGTGTGGTCCTATACAAGAACCATGAAATTCGAAAG CATCAATTTGTTGCAG TTACTGAGTGGACTGGTGGACTTTACGTTTCTCCAACAATAGCGGGAAGCCGGCCTGGAAATTTGATTGCAGGTGCTTGGGCTGCAATGATGGCTATAGGTTTAGAAG GCTACTTGGAGAATACAAGAGAGATCATGGAAGCCTCTAAAAGAATACAGAGAGG AGTACAAAACATCCATGAGTTGTCCATCATTGGAAGACCCGACATGACAATAGTGGCTTTTGGGTCCAATGTTCTGGACATATTCGAAGTCAACGACATTATGTCTTCAAAGGGCTGGCATTTGAATGCGTTGCAGAAACCCAACAG CATTCACATCTGTGTGACCCTTCAACATGTACCTGTGGTTGATGACTTTCTCAAAGATTTGAAGGAATCTGTGCAAACT GTAAAAGATAATCCAGGCCCTATAAGTGGAGGGCTTGCTCCCATCTATGGCGCAGCTGGGAAGATGCCAGACAGAGCCATGGTTGGGGAGTTGTTGATTGATTTTATGGACAATTCTTGTTAG
- the LOC124925577 gene encoding sphingosine-1-phosphate lyase isoform X3, whose translation MLCYIGGSETEGHFSLINEACSMFAHTNPLHMDVFHSVVKFEAEVVAMTAALMGSQEKSYGGQICGNMTSGGTESILLAVKSSRDFMKARKGIVRPEMIIPQSAHSAYDKAAQYFNIKLWRVPVNTEFQADTASIRRYVNKNTILIVGSAPGFPHGIIDPIEELGKLALSYDICLHVDLCLGGFVLPFASKLGYPIPLFDFTVQGVTSMSVDVHKYGLAPKGTSVVLYKNHEIRKHQFVAVTEWTGGLYVSPTIAGSRPGNLIAGAWAAMMAIGLEGYLENTREIMEASKRIQRGVQNIHELSIIGRPDMTIVAFGSNVLDIFEVNDIMSSKGWHLNALQKPNSIHICVTLQHVPVVDDFLKDLKESVQTVKDNPGPISGGLAPIYGAAGKMPDRAMVGELLIDFMDNSC comes from the exons ATGCTCTG TTATATTGGAGGTAGTGAAACTGAAGGGCATTTTTCTTTGATAAATGAGGCATGCTCCAT GTTTGCTCACACCAATCCATTACACATGGATGTGTTCCACAGTGTTGTCAAATTTGAGGCAGAAGTGGTTGCCATGACAGCTGCACTCATGGGAAGCCAAGAGAAATCTTATGGAGGACAAATTTGTGGTAACATGACATCTGGAGGAACTGAAAGCATACTGTTAGCCGTAAAGTCATCTCGCGACTTCATGAAAGCTAGGAAGGGTATTGTAAGACCAGAAAT GATAATACCTCAATCGGCGCATTCAGCGTACGACAAAGCTGCACAATACTTTAATATAAAGCTGTGGCGTGTCCCTGTGAACACGGAATTTCAAGCAGATACTGCATCAATTAGACGATATGTCAACAAAAACACTATATTG aTAGTTGGATCAGCTCCTGGCTTCCCACATGGCATCATAGATCCTATTGAA GAGCTTGGCAAATTAGCTCTTAGCTACGATATATGCTTACATGTTGATCTGTGTCTTGGAGGTTTTGTATTGCCCTTTGCTAGTAAACTTGG GTACCCTATACCTCTTTTTGACTTTACGGTACAAGGAGTAACTTCGATGTCTGTTGATGTACACAAGTATGGATTGGCTCCAAAAGGAACAAGTGTGGTCCTATACAAGAACCATGAAATTCGAAAG CATCAATTTGTTGCAG TTACTGAGTGGACTGGTGGACTTTACGTTTCTCCAACAATAGCGGGAAGCCGGCCTGGAAATTTGATTGCAGGTGCTTGGGCTGCAATGATGGCTATAGGTTTAGAAG GCTACTTGGAGAATACAAGAGAGATCATGGAAGCCTCTAAAAGAATACAGAGAGG AGTACAAAACATCCATGAGTTGTCCATCATTGGAAGACCCGACATGACAATAGTGGCTTTTGGGTCCAATGTTCTGGACATATTCGAAGTCAACGACATTATGTCTTCAAAGGGCTGGCATTTGAATGCGTTGCAGAAACCCAACAG CATTCACATCTGTGTGACCCTTCAACATGTACCTGTGGTTGATGACTTTCTCAAAGATTTGAAGGAATCTGTGCAAACT GTAAAAGATAATCCAGGCCCTATAAGTGGAGGGCTTGCTCCCATCTATGGCGCAGCTGGGAAGATGCCAGACAGAGCCATGGTTGGGGAGTTGTTGATTGATTTTATGGACAATTCTTGTTAG
- the LOC124925577 gene encoding sphingosine-1-phosphate lyase isoform X2, translating to MLRKRSYIGGSETEGHFSLINEACSMFAHTNPLHMDVFHSVVKFEAEVVAMTAALMGSQEKSYGGQICGNMTSGGTESILLAVKSSRDFMKARKGIVRPEMIIPQSAHSAYDKAAQYFNIKLWRVPVNTEFQADTASIRRYVNKNTILIVGSAPGFPHGIIDPIEELGKLALSYDICLHVDLCLGGFVLPFASKLGYPIPLFDFTVQGVTSMSVDVHKYGLAPKGTSVVLYKNHEIRKHQFVAVTEWTGGLYVSPTIAGSRPGNLIAGAWAAMMAIGLEGYLENTREIMEASKRIQRGVQNIHELSIIGRPDMTIVAFGSNVLDIFEVNDIMSSKGWHLNALQKPNSIHICVTLQHVPVVDDFLKDLKESVQTVKDNPGPISGGLAPIYGAAGKMPDRAMVGELLIDFMDNSC from the exons ATGCTGAGAAAAAGAAG TTATATTGGAGGTAGTGAAACTGAAGGGCATTTTTCTTTGATAAATGAGGCATGCTCCAT GTTTGCTCACACCAATCCATTACACATGGATGTGTTCCACAGTGTTGTCAAATTTGAGGCAGAAGTGGTTGCCATGACAGCTGCACTCATGGGAAGCCAAGAGAAATCTTATGGAGGACAAATTTGTGGTAACATGACATCTGGAGGAACTGAAAGCATACTGTTAGCCGTAAAGTCATCTCGCGACTTCATGAAAGCTAGGAAGGGTATTGTAAGACCAGAAAT GATAATACCTCAATCGGCGCATTCAGCGTACGACAAAGCTGCACAATACTTTAATATAAAGCTGTGGCGTGTCCCTGTGAACACGGAATTTCAAGCAGATACTGCATCAATTAGACGATATGTCAACAAAAACACTATATTG aTAGTTGGATCAGCTCCTGGCTTCCCACATGGCATCATAGATCCTATTGAA GAGCTTGGCAAATTAGCTCTTAGCTACGATATATGCTTACATGTTGATCTGTGTCTTGGAGGTTTTGTATTGCCCTTTGCTAGTAAACTTGG GTACCCTATACCTCTTTTTGACTTTACGGTACAAGGAGTAACTTCGATGTCTGTTGATGTACACAAGTATGGATTGGCTCCAAAAGGAACAAGTGTGGTCCTATACAAGAACCATGAAATTCGAAAG CATCAATTTGTTGCAG TTACTGAGTGGACTGGTGGACTTTACGTTTCTCCAACAATAGCGGGAAGCCGGCCTGGAAATTTGATTGCAGGTGCTTGGGCTGCAATGATGGCTATAGGTTTAGAAG GCTACTTGGAGAATACAAGAGAGATCATGGAAGCCTCTAAAAGAATACAGAGAGG AGTACAAAACATCCATGAGTTGTCCATCATTGGAAGACCCGACATGACAATAGTGGCTTTTGGGTCCAATGTTCTGGACATATTCGAAGTCAACGACATTATGTCTTCAAAGGGCTGGCATTTGAATGCGTTGCAGAAACCCAACAG CATTCACATCTGTGTGACCCTTCAACATGTACCTGTGGTTGATGACTTTCTCAAAGATTTGAAGGAATCTGTGCAAACT GTAAAAGATAATCCAGGCCCTATAAGTGGAGGGCTTGCTCCCATCTATGGCGCAGCTGGGAAGATGCCAGACAGAGCCATGGTTGGGGAGTTGTTGATTGATTTTATGGACAATTCTTGTTAG